The Erigeron canadensis isolate Cc75 chromosome 4, C_canadensis_v1, whole genome shotgun sequence genome window below encodes:
- the LOC122597015 gene encoding uncharacterized protein LOC122597015 yields the protein MRDFKECINSLEMFDINSSGLHYTWNQKPKKGVGILKKLDRVMGITQFTDCFPSTCAVFQPYRVSDHSPCILKLPNIDQGRKPPFKFANFLTTKAEFQGIVEKAWDTDIDGFNQFRKSIDLEPASASLRDMESVCLKRFQEAVLDEESFLKQKSKVDWLATGGNVSKALVQHYETFLGKERDVSLQPALDLFINVLDRQTALNMIRDVSDEEIKEAMFSISDIKAPGPDGFTSAFFKKSWSIVGKEVALAIHDFFKKGKLLKELNHVILALIPKVTTPSCITDFRTISCCNVLLKCITKIIANGIKESLEEVVSVNQSAFVLGRKISDNILLT from the exons ATGAGGGATTTCAAGGAATGCATTAACAGTTTGGAAATGTTTGATATTAATAGTTCGGGCCTGCActatacttggaatcaaaaaccgaaaaagGGAGTTGGCATTCTTAAAAAGCTTGATCGTGTTATGGGAATAACTCAATTTACTGATTGTTTCCCATCTACATGTGCTGTTTTTCAACCTTATCGAGTTTCTGATCATTCTCCTTGTATTTTAAAGTTACCTAATATTGATCAAGGAAGGAAACCCCCGTTTAAATTTGCAAATTTTTTGACTACTAAGGCTGAATTTCAGGGGATTGTTGAAAAAGCTTGGGATACTGATATTGATGGGTTTAATCAGTTTAGA AAATCTATTGATCTGGAGCCGGCTAGTGCAAGTTTGCGTGATATGGAAAGTGTCTGCCTTAAAAGATTCCAAGAAGCTGTCTTAGATGAAGAATCCTTTCTTAAGCAAAAATCTAAGGTAGATTGGTTGGCGACAG GTGGCAACGTCTCTAAGGCTTTAGTTCAACACTATGAGACATTCTTAGGTAAAGAAAGAGATGTATCATTACAACCTGcacttgatttatttattaatgtgttAGATAGACAAACAGCTCTCAATATGATACGTGATGTGTCtgatgaagaaatcaaggaAGCAATGTTTTCTATAAGTGATATCAAAGCCCCAGGGCCTGATGGATTTACCTCTGCTTTCTTCAAGAAATCATGGTCTATTGTAGGGAAGGAGGTTGCTTTGGCAATCCATGACTTCTTCAAGAAAGGGAAGCTGCTCAAGGAGCTTAACCATGTTATTCTTGCTCTCATTCCCAAAGTTACAACTCCTTCTTGTATTACTGATTTTCGAACAATATCATGTTGTAATGTGTTGCTTAAATGCATTACCAAGATTATTGCCAATGGAATTAAGGAGAGTTTGGAGGAGGTAGTTAGTGTTAATCAGTCTGCTTTTGTTCTGGGTAGGAAGATCTCTGATAATATTCTTCTCACCTAA